Proteins found in one Tissierellales bacterium genomic segment:
- a CDS encoding TSUP family transporter yields the protein MIYLVICVAGFLGAMVDAMVGGGGLITLPALISTGMPIHIALGTNKFSASCGAISSVIHYYKSGTLNERLMKILIPCTFIGSVIGVNTVLMINPNFLKALVIVMVVIIGVYTLVNKNLGIEYKYEQPTKKKLVKGGLLSSIVGFYDGFFGPGAGSFYIFSLIKVFGLDFKHAAGNGKTLNATSNIAALVIFLFSGNIKFEYAIPMAISMIIGARVGTMLALKNGSKFIKPVFVIVSFVLVAKMGFELIV from the coding sequence ATGATATATTTAGTAATTTGTGTCGCAGGTTTTTTAGGAGCAATGGTTGATGCTATGGTAGGCGGAGGTGGATTGATTACTCTTCCTGCACTTATTTCTACAGGTATGCCAATACACATTGCTCTTGGTACGAATAAATTTTCTGCAAGTTGTGGTGCTATTAGTAGTGTTATTCACTATTACAAATCAGGAACATTAAATGAGAGGTTGATGAAAATTCTCATACCGTGTACATTTATAGGATCTGTAATTGGAGTAAATACGGTACTTATGATAAATCCAAATTTTTTAAAGGCTTTGGTAATAGTCATGGTCGTAATTATAGGGGTATATACTTTGGTAAATAAAAATCTTGGGATAGAATATAAATATGAGCAGCCAACAAAGAAAAAGCTTGTAAAAGGTGGTTTACTATCTAGTATAGTTGGATTCTATGATGGTTTTTTCGGACCAGGTGCAGGTTCATTTTATATATTTTCTCTTATTAAAGTATTTGGACTCGATTTTAAACATGCTGCGGGTAATGGCAAAACGCTAAATGCTACAAGTAATATTGCGGCTCTTGTAATATTTTTGTTTAGCGGAAATATCAAGTTCGAATATGCTATACCAATGGCAATATCTATGATTATAGGTGCTAGAGTAGGAACTATGTTGGCACTTAAAAACGGATCGAAATTTATAAAACCTGTTTTTGTAATAGTATCTTTTGTATTAGTTGCTAAGATGGGATTTGAACTTATCGTGTAA